One window from the genome of Variovorax sp. PAMC26660 encodes:
- a CDS encoding response regulator, whose product MNTVRTFIVEDNPTIRENLVGTLREVARVDPIGQAESEAEGTRWLTGNPSQWDLAIVDLFLKDGTGFSVLRACRNRDPMQKMVVLSNHATPDMRRKCALLGADAVFDKATEVEDLIDFCLRQRQAQFRRAASSPASSRPTPLSH is encoded by the coding sequence ATGAACACCGTCCGCACATTCATCGTCGAAGACAACCCCACCATCCGCGAGAACCTCGTGGGCACCTTGCGGGAGGTGGCCCGCGTCGATCCCATCGGCCAGGCCGAGTCGGAAGCCGAGGGCACGCGCTGGCTGACGGGCAACCCGTCGCAGTGGGACTTGGCCATCGTCGATCTGTTCCTGAAAGACGGCACCGGCTTCAGCGTGCTGCGAGCCTGCCGCAACCGCGACCCGATGCAGAAGATGGTGGTGCTGAGCAACCACGCCACGCCGGACATGCGCCGCAAATGCGCGCTGCTCGGTGCCGACGCGGTGTTCGACAAGGCCACCGAAGTGGAGGACCTGATCGACTTCTGCCTGCGCCAACGGCAGGCGCAGTTCAGGCGGGCGGCTTCTTCACCGGCGTCGTCGCGCCCGACTCCGCTGTCGCACTGA
- a CDS encoding LysR family transcriptional regulator → MNVTLRQLRVFRSVAEGRNFSRAGDQVGLSQPAVSRSILELESQLGLKLLDRTTREVMLTEAGQSLAARLDRVLDDLDQTLQDVAGLASARGGKVRVASSPTLSANLMPGCIAVCADTAPGIQFLLLDRIQQDVLDSVRSGEVDFGVVIEPSEADDLHCEPILNDPFVLVVPPAHRLAQKTSVRWAALDGQPLVLLDHASGSRRLIDQALEHHGAQCEVKQQLGHPTTVFRMVEAGIGISVMPGMSLPPEGLAQLVVRPLVPRVQRAIMLIRRRNRALSPLAQQVWGIVRDTAALSATAESGATTPVKKPPA, encoded by the coding sequence CCGTCAACTCCGCGTCTTCCGCTCGGTGGCCGAGGGGCGCAACTTCAGCCGCGCCGGCGACCAGGTCGGGTTGAGCCAGCCGGCCGTCAGCCGCTCGATCCTGGAGCTTGAGTCGCAACTCGGCCTCAAGCTGCTGGACCGCACCACGCGCGAGGTGATGCTGACCGAGGCCGGCCAGTCGCTCGCGGCCCGGCTCGACCGTGTGCTCGACGACCTCGACCAGACCCTGCAGGACGTGGCCGGCCTGGCCAGTGCACGCGGCGGCAAGGTGCGGGTGGCCAGCAGCCCTACGCTCTCGGCCAACCTGATGCCCGGGTGCATCGCGGTCTGCGCGGATACGGCGCCGGGCATCCAGTTCCTGCTGCTCGATCGCATCCAGCAGGACGTGCTGGACAGCGTGCGCAGCGGCGAGGTCGATTTCGGCGTGGTGATCGAACCTTCGGAAGCCGACGACCTGCATTGCGAGCCGATCCTGAACGACCCCTTCGTGCTGGTGGTGCCACCCGCGCATCGGCTGGCCCAGAAGACTTCCGTACGCTGGGCGGCACTCGACGGGCAGCCGCTGGTGCTGCTCGACCACGCTTCGGGCAGCCGCCGCCTGATCGACCAGGCGCTGGAGCACCACGGCGCGCAGTGCGAAGTGAAGCAGCAGCTCGGCCATCCGACCACGGTCTTTCGCATGGTCGAGGCGGGCATCGGCATCAGCGTGATGCCGGGCATGTCGCTGCCACCCGAAGGACTGGCTCAGTTGGTCGTGCGCCCGCTGGTGCCGCGCGTGCAGCGGGCGATCATGCTGATCCGCCGGCGCAACCGCGCGCTCTCGCCGCTCGCGCAGCAGGTGTGGGGCATCGTGCGCGACACCGCCGCGCTCAGTGCGACAGCGGAGTCGGGCGCGACGACGCCGGTGAAGAAGCCGCCCGCCTGA